The DNA sequence GATGACCGAGAGGTCGCCCGACTTCGATCGCATCTCCGAATTGCTCGAACAAGGGTTCAGCCGCGGCGTGCCATTTTTCTCGCTCACCTGCGACTGGCTGGCCCGCGGTCTTGAATCGGTTCCTGGGTCGCAGGAGGAGTCTTCACAGGAGCGAGGGCTGGTCCGACGGGTCGCGGCTCGCGTCGATCCGCAACAGGCCTTCACAGTGGTCAAGCTTACTCCATGAGGTAGCTCAATGTTCACACTCACCATGAATCCGGCGTCTGAGGGCGATGCGCTTGTCCTCGCCTGGGGCGATGAGGACCATTCGTATCACGCCCTGGTCGATCTCGGCCGCACAAAGGACTACGGCACTGCCCGGCCTGCGCTAAAGGAGATGAGCAACTGCGAACTCTTCGTAATCAGCCACATCGATGCCGATCACATCGAAGGAGCCATGCCTTTGGTGCGCGAGGCCGCGGCGCCGTTCAATCCCAAAGAGGTGTGGTTCAATGCCTACCATCACCTTGTCGAAGCGCGCGACCGCATTACAGCGGGTCTCGAAACCGAGCCGCTCAACGCCGAGCAGGGCGAAAAGCTTTCGTCCGGCATCGATAAGTTCAATTGGAAATGGAACTCCCGCTTCGCCAGCCGCATAGCCTCACGTGGGAGCCCGGAGGCAAGTGGCGAAATTAGCTTCGCCGGGCTCGCGATTCGCCTACTCTCGCCCAACGATGCAGATCTTGCCGCGCTGATCCCGCGTTGGATGGACGAACTTGAAGCCAATGGACTCCGCCCATTCGACCCTGACCACGGAATGGGCGAACCTGGCTCAGATCGCGAGCCCTTGTCCGGGCTGGACGTCGAGCAACTCGCCTCCAAACGCTTCAAGGAAGACACCGCCGCGCCTAATCGCAGCAGCATCGCCTTCATTGCCGAGTTCGGCGGTCGCCGCGTCCTTTTGGGCGCCGATGCCCATCCGGGCATCATGGAGCGCGCTTTGCGGGAGCTCGGAGCGAGCGAGGCCGAACCCTATCCCCTCGCTTGCTTCAAAGTCTCCCATCACGGCAGCAAGGCCAATACCTCGCCAGAGATTCTTAGGATTCTCGATTGCACGGCATTCGCCTTTTCGACGGATGGCTCGCGCCACAACCACCCCGATCCCGAAACTATCGCAAGAATCCTTGTGAATGACCCGGTGCGTCAAAAGGTTCTGTATTTCAATTATGCGCAAGAGAACACCACGATCTGGAACGACCCCGAGACAATGCGCCGCTTCAATTACCACTGCGTGTTTCCTGCCCAAGGCGAGCAGGGCTTGGTCATTTCTATCTGAGGGGAGTGGTCGCGTTCTCTTCCTCAGGGCAAAATCTGGGCACGGTCATCGGTCTTGTGATGACCATTACATGCCATGTTGCCGCATCGCGATCTGTTGGCCAAATGAGGTTGGAGCGGGCGTGAAAAAGCCATCGCAACCCCTGCCTTCCTATCGACCGCAGCCATACGAAGGCTGTTCAGGACCCAGTGATAGCAAGTTCCTCGTGCAATGCGGCGTACAACATATTCCCTCTCGCGTTCAACAAGGATACGAGTTCGGCTTCGGTTGCATGTTCGACTTGCTCTCGACTTCCATATCCGTTTCTCCACAACTCGAGGATTTCGCCGCGCGCTAAGACGATAGGTAATTCAGTCAAGGAGAAGGCTGCGCCGGGTATTCCAAGGTCAAGGCGTTTAAGCAAAGTACTCACCTCATCCGGATCATCAGCTCGACCAAGAACGATCGCAGCTATTCGGAGCACCGAGTCCAACAGGAAGCGGGTACCGTCAGCAAAACCCCTTATGTCGCCATGACGAATGGGCGAAAACGGATTGGTGGTGTAGCCAGTCTCAATATCCGTGATTGTAACGCCTTCGATCCAGTCCGAAACGATGAGCGCACGTTTGCAGCGACCGTAATATTTCACATCGCTTTCCGCACGATGCCATAGGGCACGCGCCACATGTTGGCCAAAGCGTTGCGAAACTTGTTGCTGCCGTTGCGGCTCACCGCGTCTTGTTTGAGGCGTGTAGTCTTCATCGCGTTCGGGCAGTGCTTCCAATAAAACGAGAACCGTCTCTAGCCCTATCGAATCCGGCGGCAATTGGCGTAGCAGCTCAACAGCCTGCATACTGGATTCCAAGCTGAGGGGTGACTCGCCGCAGGCGCGCCCTAGAGGCGTTAGCCTCAGCCTTCCATCGCGCTCATCAATCAACCCATCGTGCTGCATCCTCGTCATCAAATTGAGGAGCCGGGTTGACATGCTGCCGCGCCAGGCGGGATCTCTCAGCGAGGCAACAAATCCTCCATAGGTGTTTGCCACCAGATCGACAACCGCATTGCTTGGAATATCCTTTACCTGCGCCAGAAGTCTAACGACCCACGTGCCCGGGCTTCTTTCGTCGAAGGAAGACTGGATGCGTTCGGGACTTCCCTGAACGTAGCGCCGGAAGAGATTCTCTCGCTCCATGCCGGTGTCGGCGAGAACTATGGCTTTGCCTTCTGTCTCGTAGCCTAGGCGACCTGCACGGCCCGCCATGTTCTTATACTGAGCGACAGTGTAAGGCTGCGGCTCCACTCCGCGAAATTCCGTTTCGGCCACGATGACGGTCGAAGCCGGCGTGTTTACGCCGGCAGCTACGGTGCTTGTCGCCACCAAGACCTGAATCCCACCGTTTGGATCGCGAAAGCCTCTCTCCACGATCATGCGTTCTTCGCGATTAAGATCACCGTTGTGAAAGGCAACGCCGCCGTTGAGCGCGCGGCGAAGGCGTTCGGACATATCCGAACGATCCATTCCCGGCAGCATGTCCGCGATTGCTTGTGCTGGCGGCAAACCCAACTCGGCCGCGAGATATTCCGCGCAACCGGCGGATGGTCCTCTCGCGTTACGAAAGACGATGACCTTTTCGCCCTGACCGGCGAGATGCCGAACCAGCGGTACGAGAACGTCTTGGGAAGATGGCTTATCCCGGCGCTGCCGTATCTCGCAGCGTGCGAACAACTGCGCGACC is a window from the Mesorhizobium australicum WSM2073 genome containing:
- a CDS encoding DEAD/DEAH box helicase codes for the protein MIRAAFIGINKHLDPLARELSGAVGDASTLCAVLSDSIDRFQPTLITDHDATYARVSAIFDDVLDGASEDDVVILFFAGHGTQDHRLVLTDTRSDDVPGTTIDMTEIAAKFRTSRARAVLLLLDCCFSGGAPARVLDVGYIPRAAGMPLAEVGGQGRILFAACNPNEEALEDPQTRHGLFTKAILDCILESDGPVSVVAMVDRVVQMVRANAARFGYEQTPVMFGHVEGELTLPKGMRGECYRALYPERGTVTVTGPIGELSAYGIPQNALNAWSDRFPAGLNSLQIAAVNSHGVLDGKSLLVVAPTSAGKTFVGEMAALKAIGEGKKAVFLLPYKALVNEKFEDFSALYGDLLNLRIARCSGDWQDQVGDVLRGKYDIAFFTYEKFLALSVSSPHILHQIGLVVIDEGQFITEPGRGMVVELILTNLLSARERGIAPQLATLSAVIGDTNNFERWLDCELLLTTERPVPLTEGVIDRSGVWKLQRPNGEVEVAQLFARCEIRQRRDKPSSQDVLVPLVRHLAGQGEKVIVFRNARGPSAGCAEYLAAELGLPPAQAIADMLPGMDRSDMSERLRRALNGGVAFHNGDLNREERMIVERGFRDPNGGIQVLVATSTVAAGVNTPASTVIVAETEFRGVEPQPYTVAQYKNMAGRAGRLGYETEGKAIVLADTGMERENLFRRYVQGSPERIQSSFDERSPGTWVVRLLAQVKDIPSNAVVDLVANTYGGFVASLRDPAWRGSMSTRLLNLMTRMQHDGLIDERDGRLRLTPLGRACGESPLSLESSMQAVELLRQLPPDSIGLETVLVLLEALPERDEDYTPQTRRGEPQRQQQVSQRFGQHVARALWHRAESDVKYYGRCKRALIVSDWIEGVTITDIETGYTTNPFSPIRHGDIRGFADGTRFLLDSVLRIAAIVLGRADDPDEVSTLLKRLDLGIPGAAFSLTELPIVLARGEILELWRNGYGSREQVEHATEAELVSLLNARGNMLYAALHEELAITGS